The sequence ttaagccgactccgaacgcagatatttttatgaggagctttttcatggcagaaatacactcgaaggtttgccattgcctgccgagtggcgaccgctattggaaaactgtttttcttaattttggtgtttcaccgagattcgaaccgacgttctctctgtgaattgcgaatggtagccTTTGTATTagtgtttttcaaatttatattagcttttttattgtaattagatGAATCCTTTGGTAGGAAAAGATtcacattcaaattttttttatcgttttcatgtttattccaaaaaataatcatGTCTCATTGTTAATGGTATTCTAGTTTTATCTTTAGTATAACTaacaaatttcatattcattattttgcatttttgtgttCTGATTTATTAAGGAGAAACATCGCAGGAAAACATGCGACATGAAATTCCTCAAATAACTTATTCCCCCCAATCATTTTTTGTGCTTTGCACAGAATGTGCCTCCGTCGTATTACTTTCGGGACTATGTAGTGGCTCGCAATCATCAATGAATTCAACGTGTGTGAATGGAAAATGCCCCTTTTTGCCCTTTAGCTCCCCCTCCCATTGACCATTTATGTTAGTTTTGGTTACTTTAATTACGTCGTCAATCTCCAGTTTTAATGCTGTTTTGTCATAAGCGTTGGGTACACGTGCCTGTTTCACGCGAGCATAGGCTGGTagctttcgctttaaaatttatcaaaagagATTATATAAAATCAAGTAACTATTAGTGTTAattgtaaaatacatacatgtagGTCGGACTTTTTAAGAGAATTGCTTAACTGGTGGCAATTTGCAGTAATTAAAGATTCTGTGGCATCACTTTTGCAGGTGGCATTCGCCAGAAGTGGAGAACGAAGACTATTACTAGGCCCCAAAGGGTTACCACAGTTACTTATACTCGACAGGGGTCGATCAATGCAATTATCATCTGTATTTTCCTCGcactaatttaatataaaaaagtaaattaagaaATGGTATTAAAGTAGAATTCATTCGTAGTTATAaggtatttttgtataaaaattaggaaaactcACTCTTTGAACATAAGGTACAGGTATTTGACCAATTTGCCCTTGCTGATTTTTTGCTGTCCACCACTGATCCTCGTCTTTACGGATAACAGTCAAGATCTCGCCACGTCTGAATGGTAGATCGTCTTGATCCTTAttaaaaataagatattttatataattggaataaataagaaattcatattaaaaaaaacgtttctGCTTACACTGCCGTCAAAGTCGAATTTGCCAACAACTTTTTCTGGCTTCTTTGAAGCAGGGCGTCGAAGTGGCGTCGTGTCAAGGTAATGTAGcgtataaaaagttaaaagttttgGTAAATTTTCGAATAGCTGATCACCTATTCTATAGAAAATTTGATCCTGTTGTTGTATCTTGTTTATAATATAGTTGCTAACCTTAGTGTCCTCtctacaaataataaaaccacAAGCTCGAACATAAGTTGGTAAAATACTATATAATGTTGGAAAGCCGTTATACCCTACATcacaatgaaataatttttccttAAGAGATCATATACTCA comes from Anastrepha obliqua isolate idAnaObli1 chromosome 6, idAnaObli1_1.0, whole genome shotgun sequence and encodes:
- the LOC129249807 gene encoding adapter molecule Crk-like isoform X2, whose amino-acid sequence is MSRQDATEVLMNERDRGVFLVRDSNSIAGDYVLCVREDTKVSNYIINKIQQQDQIFYRIGDQLFENLPKLLTFYTLHYLDTTPLRRPASKKPEKVVGKFDFDGSDQDDLPFRRGEILTVIRKDEDQWWTAKNQQGQIGQIPVPYVQRCEENTDDNCIDRPLSSISNCGNPLGPSNSLRSPLLANATCKSDATESLITANCHQLSNSLKKSDLHRKLPAYARVKQARVPNAYDKTALKLEIDDVIKVTKTNINGQWEGELKGKKGHFPFTHVEFIDDCEPLHSPESNTTEAHSVQSTKNDWGE
- the LOC129249807 gene encoding adapter molecule Crk-like isoform X1; the encoded protein is MDTFDVSNRNSWYFGTMSRQDATEVLMNERDRGVFLVRDSNSIAGDYVLCVREDTKVSNYIINKIQQQDQIFYRIGDQLFENLPKLLTFYTLHYLDTTPLRRPASKKPEKVVGKFDFDGSDQDDLPFRRGEILTVIRKDEDQWWTAKNQQGQIGQIPVPYVQRCEENTDDNCIDRPLSSISNCGNPLGPSNSLRSPLLANATCKSDATESLITANCHQLSNSLKKSDLHRKLPAYARVKQARVPNAYDKTALKLEIDDVIKVTKTNINGQWEGELKGKKGHFPFTHVEFIDDCEPLHSPESNTTEAHSVQSTKNDWGE